One window of the Pseudomonas sihuiensis genome contains the following:
- a CDS encoding ATP-binding protein: MDSRLLDFLARAEQVLERIEPLLPALRPEVDWSKCVAARWVRDGRSGYLLPLDVSLDLSLSDLLGVDAQREQLARNTRQFVSGMPANHALLWGARGTGKSSLVRALLAEHAKAGLRLIEIERDHLADLPRVVELLAGLPQRFVLFCDDLSFEAGEGDYRVLKSVLDGSLEQAPDNVLLYATSNRRHLVPEHQSDNENWKRVDGELHPNEAVEDKIALSDRFGLWLSFYPFSQDHFLLVVRHWVEVQARQVGLDWSWDEALEKAAIRWALGRGNRNGRCAYQFARHWVGLQLLEQQA, from the coding sequence GTGGATTCCCGGTTACTGGATTTTCTTGCCCGCGCCGAGCAGGTGCTGGAGCGCATCGAACCCCTGCTGCCTGCACTGCGTCCGGAGGTGGACTGGAGCAAGTGCGTGGCGGCGCGCTGGGTGCGTGATGGTCGCAGTGGCTACCTGCTGCCACTGGATGTCAGCCTCGACCTGTCGCTGAGCGACCTGCTGGGTGTGGACGCCCAGCGCGAGCAACTGGCACGTAACACCCGTCAGTTCGTCAGCGGCATGCCGGCCAACCATGCCTTGCTCTGGGGCGCGCGTGGCACTGGCAAGTCGTCGCTGGTGCGTGCCCTGCTCGCCGAGCACGCCAAGGCCGGCCTGCGCCTGATCGAGATCGAGCGCGATCATCTGGCCGACCTGCCGCGCGTGGTCGAGCTGCTGGCCGGCTTGCCGCAACGCTTCGTGCTGTTCTGCGACGACCTGTCGTTCGAAGCGGGCGAGGGCGACTACCGGGTACTCAAGAGCGTGCTCGACGGCTCGTTGGAGCAGGCGCCGGACAACGTGCTGCTGTACGCCACCTCCAACCGTCGCCATCTGGTGCCCGAGCATCAGAGCGATAATGAGAACTGGAAGCGGGTCGACGGCGAGTTGCACCCTAACGAGGCGGTGGAGGACAAGATCGCGTTGTCCGACCGCTTTGGCCTGTGGCTGTCGTTCTATCCCTTCAGCCAGGATCACTTCCTGCTCGTCGTGCGTCACTGGGTAGAGGTGCAGGCGCGTCAGGTAGGGCTCGACTGGAGCTGGGACGAGGCGCTGGAGAAAGCCGCCATTCGCTGGGCGCTGGGTCGCGGTAACCGCAATGGCCGCTGCGCCTATCAATTCGCCCGCCACTGGGTCGGGCTGCAACTGCTGGAGCAACAGGCATGA
- a CDS encoding glutathione S-transferase family protein encodes MSLTVYGAPLSPFVRKLCLCLIEKGLDYELEVVMPFGQPDWFRELNPLGRIPAFRDGDLKLADSSVICQYLEERYPEHMPLYGDGAEQRAKVRWLEKYADYELAPLCTFTVFRNRVLKATMGQPCDEEKVQQTLKDKLPNHFDYFEATLGDAPYFLGEQLSMADLALASQLINMEHGGETLDAGRWPNLLAHYERIKARASTQQLLPRELRTLEKIGAKR; translated from the coding sequence ATGAGCCTGACCGTTTACGGAGCACCCCTGTCTCCCTTCGTCCGCAAACTCTGCCTGTGCCTGATCGAAAAGGGCCTGGATTACGAGCTCGAGGTGGTCATGCCCTTCGGCCAGCCGGACTGGTTTCGCGAGCTCAATCCGCTAGGCCGGATTCCCGCCTTTCGCGATGGTGACCTGAAGCTGGCGGACTCCAGCGTCATCTGCCAGTACCTGGAAGAGCGCTACCCTGAGCACATGCCGTTATATGGCGACGGTGCGGAGCAACGCGCCAAGGTACGCTGGCTGGAAAAATACGCGGACTACGAGCTGGCGCCGCTGTGTACCTTCACCGTGTTTCGCAACCGCGTGCTGAAAGCCACCATGGGTCAGCCATGCGATGAGGAAAAGGTGCAGCAGACGCTCAAGGACAAGCTGCCCAATCACTTCGACTATTTCGAGGCCACGTTGGGTGACGCGCCCTACTTCCTTGGCGAACAACTGTCCATGGCCGACCTGGCGCTGGCCAGCCAACTGATCAACATGGAGCACGGCGGGGAAACCCTGGATGCCGGCCGCTGGCCGAACCTGCTGGCGCACTACGAGCGCATCAAGGCCCGCGCATCCACACAGCAACTGCTGCCGCGCGAACTGCGCACACTGGAGAAGATCGGCGCCAAGCGCTGA
- a CDS encoding acyl-CoA dehydrogenase, whose protein sequence is MLVIWLLVLLLGVAYLAHSRTAALPALGITAAYLVAMALFSPVPGWLQLLLWIVTGAVAAFILLGDLRRQLFTSPLFAWFQRVLPPMSTTERDAIEAGTVWWDGELFSGKPDWDKLLAYPKAKLSEEEQAFIDGPTEELCAMISDWQVGQQMDLPEKAWEHIKQHGFFALIIPKEYGGKGFSAYAHSQVAMKLATRSGDLASTVMVPNSLGPAELLLHYGTDEQRQHYLPRLARGDDIPCFALTGPLAGSDAGAMPDTGIICKGQYNGEEVLGLRLNWEKRYITLGPVATLLGLAFKAYDPDHLLGDKEDLGISLALIPTDTPGVEIGRRHLPLGAAFMNGPNSGKDVFIPLEYLIGGQEYLGKGWMMLMNCLSVGRSISLPAVGTGAAKFTSLATGQYAQLREQFNVPLAAFEGIQEALARIGGNAWLMDSARILTANAVDLGEKPSVLSAILKYHLTERGRECIGHAMDVHGGKGIIMGPNNYLARSWQGAPIFITVEGANILSRNLMIFGQGAIRCHPYVLKEMALADREDKDQALAEFDALLMSHIGFAVGNAASSFLLGLTLNRLGQVPGDDLSQPYYRALNRLAAAFALCADSSMMLLGGDLKRRERLSARLGDVLSHLYLGSAALKRYHDLDYPEAIRPLLRWAMEENLYHAEQALDDLLSNFPNRLFGCLLKVLVFPLGRRHHGPSDELDAEVAAIIGRQAGDPALESVLEGCYRPQADQDSVGALQHALNLVQASQDARKRLHQALKDGSLQPAPGQDAIEAAIAAGILDGEQGQRLQAAEAARRRVIDVDDFAKEELKLSRGKVR, encoded by the coding sequence ATGCTCGTCATCTGGTTGCTGGTTCTGCTGCTCGGGGTCGCCTACCTGGCCCATAGCCGTACCGCCGCCCTACCTGCCCTCGGCATCACCGCAGCCTATCTGGTGGCCATGGCATTGTTCAGCCCGGTACCGGGCTGGTTGCAACTGCTACTGTGGATCGTCACCGGCGCCGTCGCCGCGTTCATCCTGCTCGGCGATCTACGCCGGCAACTGTTCACCAGCCCGCTGTTCGCCTGGTTCCAGCGCGTACTGCCGCCAATGTCGACGACCGAGCGCGATGCCATCGAAGCCGGCACGGTGTGGTGGGATGGCGAGCTGTTCAGCGGCAAACCGGACTGGGACAAGCTGCTGGCCTACCCCAAGGCCAAGCTGAGCGAAGAGGAACAGGCGTTCATCGACGGTCCCACCGAAGAACTCTGCGCGATGATCAGCGACTGGCAGGTCGGCCAGCAGATGGATCTGCCGGAGAAAGCCTGGGAGCACATCAAGCAGCACGGCTTCTTCGCCCTGATCATTCCCAAGGAATACGGCGGCAAGGGCTTCTCCGCCTACGCCCACTCGCAGGTGGCAATGAAGCTGGCCACTCGTAGCGGCGACCTGGCCTCCACCGTGATGGTGCCCAACTCCCTCGGCCCGGCCGAACTGCTGCTGCACTACGGCACCGATGAGCAGCGCCAGCACTACCTGCCGCGCCTGGCGCGCGGCGATGACATCCCCTGCTTCGCACTCACCGGCCCGCTGGCTGGCTCCGACGCCGGCGCCATGCCGGACACCGGGATCATCTGCAAGGGCCAGTACAACGGCGAGGAAGTGCTCGGCCTGCGCCTGAACTGGGAAAAGCGCTACATCACCCTCGGCCCGGTGGCCACCCTGCTCGGCCTGGCCTTCAAGGCCTACGACCCGGATCACCTGCTCGGCGACAAGGAAGACCTGGGCATCAGCCTGGCGCTGATCCCCACCGATACCCCCGGCGTGGAAATCGGCCGTCGCCACTTGCCGCTGGGCGCTGCCTTCATGAACGGGCCGAACTCGGGCAAGGACGTCTTCATTCCGCTGGAGTACCTGATCGGCGGCCAGGAGTACCTGGGCAAGGGCTGGATGATGCTGATGAACTGCCTGTCGGTCGGCCGCTCCATCTCGCTGCCGGCAGTCGGCACCGGCGCGGCCAAGTTCACCAGCCTCGCCACCGGCCAGTACGCCCAGTTGCGTGAGCAGTTCAATGTGCCGCTGGCCGCCTTCGAGGGCATTCAAGAGGCCCTGGCGCGCATCGGCGGCAACGCCTGGCTGATGGATAGCGCGCGTATCCTTACCGCCAACGCCGTCGACCTGGGCGAGAAGCCCTCGGTGCTGTCGGCGATTCTCAAGTACCACCTGACCGAACGCGGCCGCGAGTGCATCGGCCACGCCATGGACGTGCACGGCGGCAAGGGCATCATCATGGGCCCGAACAACTACCTGGCCCGCTCCTGGCAGGGCGCGCCGATCTTCATCACCGTCGAGGGCGCCAACATTCTCTCGCGCAACCTGATGATCTTCGGCCAGGGCGCCATCCGCTGCCACCCCTACGTGCTCAAGGAAATGGCCCTGGCCGACCGCGAGGACAAGGATCAGGCACTGGCCGAGTTCGACGCATTGCTGATGAGCCATATCGGCTTCGCCGTCGGTAACGCCGCCAGCAGTTTCCTCTTGGGGCTGACCCTGAACCGCCTGGGCCAGGTGCCCGGCGACGACCTCAGCCAGCCTTACTACCGCGCGCTCAATCGCCTGGCGGCGGCCTTCGCGCTGTGCGCCGACAGCAGCATGATGCTGCTCGGCGGCGACCTGAAACGCCGCGAGCGCCTGTCTGCACGCCTGGGCGACGTGCTCAGCCATCTCTACCTGGGTTCGGCCGCGCTCAAGCGCTACCACGACCTGGACTACCCGGAAGCGATTCGTCCGCTGCTGCGCTGGGCCATGGAGGAAAACCTTTACCACGCCGAGCAGGCGCTCGATGACCTGCTGAGCAACTTCCCCAACCGCCTGTTCGGCTGCCTGCTGAAAGTGCTGGTGTTCCCGCTGGGTCGCCGCCATCACGGCCCGAGCGACGAACTGGACGCCGAAGTGGCCGCGATCATTGGCCGCCAGGCCGGCGACCCGGCACTGGAGTCGGTACTGGAAGGCTGCTACCGGCCGCAGGCCGATCAGGATTCGGTCGGTGCCCTGCAACATGCGCTGAACCTGGTGCAAGCCAGCCAGGATGCGCGTAAGCGTCTGCACCAGGCGCTCAAGGATGGCAGCCTGCAACCAGCGCCGGGCCAGGACGCCATCGAGGCGGCGATCGCTGCCGGCATCCTCGACGGCGAACAGGGCCAGCGCCTGCAAGCGGCCGAAGCGGCGCGGCGCCGGGTGATCGACGTCGACGACTTCGCCAAGGAAGAGCTCAAGCTGAGCCGCGGCAAGGTGCGTTAA
- a CDS encoding PA2817 family protein, translated as MASHLEHHLALLNHLRGILVALGEAEQVLDDSHALFLERYDELLAELPRDPVSSQYLGQDLISQVFHRYPQIAHLVPRDLLWFFGGDCLHFMPDEEIALYQALDERRFEAEENDEPFDWNQEKQLLALPTDGSKH; from the coding sequence ATGGCCAGCCATCTAGAACACCACCTCGCCCTGCTCAACCACCTGCGCGGCATCCTCGTCGCCCTGGGCGAAGCCGAACAGGTGCTCGACGACAGCCATGCCCTGTTCCTCGAGCGCTACGACGAACTGCTCGCCGAACTGCCGCGCGACCCGGTGTCCAGCCAGTACCTGGGCCAGGATCTGATCAGCCAGGTGTTCCACCGCTACCCGCAGATCGCCCATCTGGTACCGCGCGACCTGCTGTGGTTCTTTGGCGGCGACTGCCTGCACTTCATGCCCGACGAGGAAATCGCCCTGTACCAGGCCCTCGACGAGCGCCGTTTCGAAGCCGAGGAGAACGACGAACCCTTCGACTGGAACCAGGAAAAGCAACTGCTGGCCTTGCCCACCGACGGCTCCAAGCACTGA
- a CDS encoding GAF domain-containing protein: MIDLSQTGGDLNGYPLLSAQLQALLSGERDFIANAAQFSAFLFHELADLNWAGFYLVKDGELVLGPFQGKVACVRIAFGRGVCGAAAASLQTQRVEDVHAFPGHIACDSASNSELVVPLVKEGRLIGVLDLDSPSVGRFTEVDQAGIEALAAIFLAASDC, from the coding sequence ATGATCGATCTTTCTCAGACTGGTGGTGATCTCAACGGTTACCCGCTGCTGAGTGCACAATTGCAGGCATTGCTTAGCGGCGAGCGCGACTTCATCGCCAATGCTGCGCAGTTTTCCGCCTTCCTGTTTCACGAGCTGGCCGATCTGAACTGGGCTGGCTTCTATCTGGTGAAGGATGGCGAGTTGGTGCTCGGCCCGTTCCAGGGCAAGGTGGCCTGCGTGCGCATCGCCTTCGGTCGTGGTGTCTGCGGTGCCGCGGCGGCTAGCCTGCAAACGCAGCGAGTCGAGGATGTGCATGCCTTCCCAGGGCACATTGCCTGCGACAGTGCATCGAACAGTGAGCTGGTGGTGCCTCTGGTCAAGGAAGGGCGGCTGATCGGCGTGCTGGATCTGGACAGCCCGTCGGTGGGGCGTTTCACCGAGGTGGATCAGGCCGGTATCGAAGCGCTGGCAGCGATATTCCTGGCCGCCAGCGACTGCTGA